One window of the Deltaproteobacteria bacterium genome contains the following:
- a CDS encoding anthranilate/aminodeoxychorismate synthase component II (TrpG; with TrpE catalyzes the formation of anthranilate and glutamate from chorismate and glutamine; TrpG provides the glutamine amidotransferase activity) encodes MLLIIDNYDSFTYNLVQALGMLGADIKVVRNDKATVEEMASWKPGQLLVSPGPCTPSEAGVSVAAIRYFAGKIPVLGVCLGHQSIGVAFGGKIIRAERLMHGKTSMIRHDGRGVYRGLPNPFEAMRYHSLLVDKATLPECLMVTALSEQDELMGFRHREFPVEGVQFHPESIMTPEGIDLMRNFLETRV; translated from the coding sequence ATGCTTCTAATTATCGACAACTACGATTCTTTTACTTACAATCTCGTCCAGGCCCTGGGGATGCTGGGGGCGGATATCAAGGTCGTAAGAAATGACAAGGCCACTGTGGAAGAGATGGCCTCCTGGAAACCAGGGCAACTCCTTGTCTCTCCCGGTCCCTGCACACCCAGCGAGGCAGGCGTATCAGTAGCTGCCATACGTTACTTTGCGGGGAAGATCCCGGTCCTGGGCGTATGCCTCGGCCACCAGTCCATAGGTGTTGCCTTTGGAGGCAAAATAATCAGGGCGGAAAGGCTTATGCACGGCAAGACCTCAATGATCAGACACGATGGAAGGGGCGTATATCGCGGCCTGCCGAATCCCTTCGAGGCCATGAGGTATCATTCTCTCCTTGTGGATAAGGCGACTCTTCCGGAATGTCTCATGGTCACGGCCTTGTCGGAGCAGGACGAGCTTATGGGCTTCAGGCACAGGGAGTTCCCAGTGGAGGGAGTACAGTTCCACCCGGAATCCATCATGACTCCCGAGGGAATCGATCTCATGAGAAATTTTCTGGAAACCAGGGTATAG
- the trpB gene encoding tryptophan synthase subunit beta, with the protein MPAITELDSAYRKAKRDAGFKKELNQILKNYVGRPTPLFEAKGLGEAVGGGIRVFLKREDLAHTGAHKINNTIGQVLLAKRMGKTRIIAETGAGQHGVATATAAALMGLKCEVYMGRKDMVRQSMNVFRMELTGARVIPVLSGTQTLKDAINETIRDWVTNVGDTYYVIGSVVGPHPYPMMVRNFQSVIGKEARRQIRQLAGCLPDVVMACVGGGSNAMGIFYPFLKERGIRLIGVEAAGKGLETDYHSATLSVGSPGVLHGAMSYLLQDRWGQIKGAHSLAPGLDYPGVGPEHSVFKDSGRVEYAAVDDEQALQAFRLLSETDGIIPALESAHAVAYLKELAPSLPRGSIVVINLSGRGDKDVATVAELLKGRTHK; encoded by the coding sequence ATGCCCGCCATTACGGAGCTGGATTCAGCATACCGGAAGGCCAAGCGGGATGCCGGATTTAAGAAGGAACTCAATCAGATCCTCAAGAATTACGTGGGGCGCCCTACCCCGCTCTTCGAGGCGAAAGGCCTTGGAGAGGCCGTAGGCGGCGGAATAAGGGTATTTCTCAAGCGTGAAGACCTCGCCCACACCGGGGCGCATAAGATCAACAACACTATCGGCCAGGTACTCCTGGCAAAACGCATGGGAAAAACAAGGATCATAGCCGAGACCGGCGCAGGGCAACACGGTGTGGCTACTGCGACTGCAGCCGCCCTGATGGGCCTGAAGTGCGAAGTCTACATGGGCCGCAAGGACATGGTACGCCAGTCCATGAACGTCTTTCGCATGGAACTGACCGGGGCAAGGGTCATTCCTGTACTCTCCGGGACACAGACCCTCAAGGATGCAATAAATGAGACGATACGGGACTGGGTTACAAATGTCGGAGACACATACTATGTCATAGGCTCCGTGGTGGGTCCCCATCCATATCCAATGATGGTCCGGAATTTTCAGAGCGTGATCGGGAAGGAGGCGCGAAGGCAGATCAGGCAGCTTGCCGGATGCCTGCCGGATGTGGTGATGGCCTGCGTCGGCGGCGGGAGCAACGCCATGGGGATCTTCTATCCATTCCTGAAGGAACGGGGAATACGCCTGATAGGAGTTGAGGCGGCAGGAAAAGGTCTTGAAACAGACTATCACTCCGCCACCCTGAGCGTTGGCAGCCCCGGCGTGCTCCACGGCGCTATGAGCTATCTGCTGCAGGACCGCTGGGGCCAGATAAAAGGCGCCCACTCACTCGCCCCGGGTCTTGACTATCCGGGTGTGGGACCGGAGCACAGCGTTTTTAAGGACTCAGGCAGAGTCGAGTACGCAGCGGTTGACGATGAACAGGCCCTTCAGGCATTCAGGCTGCTTTCAGAGACCGATGGGATCATACCTGCCCTGGAAAGCGCCCATGCCGTCGCCTACCTGAAGGAGCTCGCCCCTTCTCTTCCCAGAGGTAGCATTGTGGTGATCAACCTCTCCGGAAGGGGAGACAAAGACGTTGCCACGGTAGCGGAATTGCTCAAGGGGAGGACTCACAAATGA
- a CDS encoding indole-3-glycerol phosphate synthase TrpC yields MSILNTIIANKKAELKKRRRRGFIPPEHEVAPPRGFRKALASDSGVSIIAEIKKASPSKGLLCPDFDPVSIAKDYQSGGAKAVSVLTDERFFQGKLEFIPEIRNEIDLPILRKDFIIDHFQVEESGLWGADAVLLIVAALDGSMLSELMAHARERGLDPLVEVHDENEMERALAADADFIGVNNRNLKDFSISLEATFRIRKALPSEIPLVSESGISTPDDIKRLLDAGITAALIGEALMKAEDRIKYLSALVNAGRM; encoded by the coding sequence ATGAGCATCCTGAACACAATAATTGCCAACAAAAAGGCGGAATTGAAAAAAAGGCGTCGCAGGGGATTTATACCTCCGGAACATGAAGTTGCCCCTCCGAGGGGATTCAGGAAGGCCCTGGCTTCTGATTCCGGGGTCTCCATAATTGCAGAGATCAAGAAGGCATCTCCTTCAAAAGGGCTCCTGTGTCCAGATTTCGACCCTGTAAGCATTGCGAAAGATTACCAGTCAGGAGGGGCAAAAGCGGTATCAGTCCTGACCGACGAAAGGTTCTTTCAGGGAAAACTGGAGTTTATTCCTGAAATACGAAATGAAATTGACCTTCCAATCCTGAGAAAAGACTTTATCATAGACCACTTTCAGGTTGAAGAGTCCGGGCTCTGGGGGGCGGATGCAGTCCTCCTCATTGTGGCTGCGCTTGATGGCAGCATGCTTTCAGAGCTCATGGCCCACGCAAGAGAAAGGGGGCTGGATCCTCTGGTGGAAGTCCATGACGAGAACGAGATGGAAAGGGCGCTTGCCGCAGATGCTGATTTCATCGGTGTGAATAACCGTAACCTTAAGGACTTCAGTATATCTCTTGAAGCTACTTTCAGGATAAGAAAGGCCCTGCCCTCTGAAATACCGCTGGTAAGTGAAAGCGGTATCTCAACACCTGATGATATAAAGAGGCTCCTTGATGCAGGGATTACCGCGGCACTCATAGGAGAAGCCCTGATGAAGGCCGAAGATCGCATTAAATATCTATCCGCCCTGGTTAATGCAGGAAGAATGTAG
- the trpD gene encoding anthranilate phosphoribosyltransferase translates to MDTLKKAISDIVSGKDLSQAEISSVMEIIMDGEATPAQIGALLTGLRMKGETVDEITGAAEVMRGKALRIHVNISPEEPLVDTCGTGGDGTRTFNVSTTAAFVVAGAGVKVAKHGNRSVSSRSGSADVLEALGVNLVLSPEDVARAVEAIGIGFMFAPALHPAMKYAVGPRREIGIRTIFNVLGPLTNPARANVQVLGVYDPMLTRPLAEVLGRLGSKRAWVVHGEGGLDELSLLGKSIVAQWDRSEVKEFVIRPEDAGLKPCRAEDLKGGDVEENARILKDIISGVRGPKRDMVLFNAGAAIYLADRAKSLREGVLVAAESIDSMEAMKRLEALKAFGAPK, encoded by the coding sequence ATGGATACATTAAAAAAGGCCATCTCTGATATAGTAAGCGGAAAAGACCTCAGCCAGGCTGAGATTTCGTCGGTTATGGAAATAATTATGGATGGAGAGGCAACACCTGCCCAGATCGGAGCCCTCCTTACAGGCCTGAGGATGAAGGGTGAGACTGTAGATGAAATAACCGGCGCAGCCGAGGTCATGAGGGGAAAGGCCCTGCGTATCCATGTAAACATATCACCGGAAGAGCCGCTTGTTGACACCTGCGGGACCGGAGGCGACGGGACCCGGACCTTCAATGTATCTACAACAGCCGCCTTTGTGGTTGCAGGGGCCGGCGTCAAGGTCGCAAAGCACGGCAACCGTTCCGTGTCCAGCAGGTCAGGGAGTGCCGATGTACTTGAGGCCCTGGGTGTAAACCTGGTTCTGTCGCCGGAGGATGTGGCAAGGGCAGTGGAGGCCATAGGTATAGGTTTTATGTTCGCCCCCGCCCTTCATCCAGCCATGAAATACGCCGTAGGGCCGAGACGGGAGATAGGCATCCGCACGATATTCAATGTCCTGGGACCCCTTACAAACCCTGCCCGGGCAAATGTGCAGGTGCTCGGGGTCTACGACCCCATGCTTACAAGGCCTCTTGCAGAGGTCCTGGGGCGACTCGGCAGCAAAAGGGCCTGGGTGGTGCATGGAGAAGGAGGGCTGGACGAACTCAGCCTTTTGGGTAAAAGTATTGTGGCCCAGTGGGACAGAAGTGAAGTAAAGGAGTTCGTGATCAGACCGGAAGATGCAGGGCTTAAGCCGTGCAGGGCCGAAGACCTGAAAGGCGGAGATGTAGAAGAAAACGCCCGGATACTGAAAGACATAATCTCAGGTGTAAGGGGACCCAAGAGGGATATGGTACTCTTTAACGCCGGGGCGGCCATATATCTTGCAGACAGGGCAAAATCCCTGAGGGAAGGGGTACTCGTAGCTGCCGAGAGCATAGATTCAATGGAGGCCATGAAGAGGCTTGAGGCCTTGAAGGCCTTTGGTGCGCCCAAATGA
- the trpE gene encoding anthranilate synthase component I translates to MITPDLTLFKSLVAEGANIIPVWKEIAVDFDTPVSLFAKLGENSYSFLLESLEGGEKWGRYSFIGFRPFMIFGCKGNDIFTEIEGKRKIISAANPLTAMREIMARFSPAEVRGLPRFYGGAVGYMGYDMVRFMERLPENLPDTAGFNDAVFMFPELLLVYDNIKQTLKIIACLRVEQDDKAESVYLKGKGAIKDVIRRIRHGLDYPAPHENPVPATSLNPEVPQERFEDIVRRAKEYIRAGDIIQVVLSQRFSGKNLIPTFDLYRALRRINPSPYLYYLHLDDEVLIGSSPEILVRLTGDKIELRPIAGTRPRGKNKKEDMRLEKELLADPKERAEHLMLLDLGRNDAGRVARMGSVKVEDLMTVERYSHVMHIVTGVTGELMPGKDMFDVLQACFPAGTVSGAPKIRAMEIIEELEHARRGPYAGAVGYLGFSGNMDLAITIRTLCQKKDMLYLQAGAGIVADSDPAFEWEETISKGQALMRAIHVAHKELSQ, encoded by the coding sequence ATGATCACTCCGGATCTGACCCTGTTCAAATCGCTGGTGGCTGAAGGCGCTAATATCATACCGGTATGGAAAGAGATAGCAGTCGATTTTGACACTCCGGTATCTCTCTTCGCAAAGCTCGGGGAGAATAGTTACTCGTTCCTGCTGGAGAGTCTTGAAGGCGGGGAGAAGTGGGGAAGGTACAGCTTTATCGGATTCAGACCCTTTATGATCTTCGGTTGCAAGGGGAATGATATCTTCACGGAGATTGAAGGCAAGCGCAAAATCATATCCGCCGCCAATCCGCTCACTGCCATGAGAGAAATAATGGCACGATTCTCACCGGCAGAGGTCCGGGGTCTCCCCCGATTCTATGGAGGGGCTGTTGGATACATGGGATATGACATGGTTCGTTTCATGGAACGTCTGCCGGAAAATCTTCCAGATACTGCAGGGTTCAATGATGCAGTATTCATGTTTCCCGAGCTCCTGCTTGTTTATGACAATATCAAGCAGACGCTCAAGATCATTGCATGCCTCAGGGTGGAACAGGATGACAAAGCGGAATCTGTATATCTGAAAGGGAAAGGCGCTATAAAAGACGTAATCCGTCGCATACGACACGGATTGGATTACCCCGCGCCGCATGAAAATCCCGTTCCTGCCACCAGCCTGAACCCGGAGGTCCCCCAAGAGCGGTTTGAGGACATTGTACGCAGGGCAAAGGAATACATCCGGGCAGGAGATATAATCCAGGTAGTGCTTTCTCAACGCTTCTCAGGCAAGAATCTTATCCCCACCTTTGACCTGTACCGTGCCCTTAGAAGGATAAATCCATCGCCTTATCTCTATTACCTGCATCTGGATGACGAGGTGCTCATTGGTTCTTCACCCGAGATCTTGGTCAGGCTGACAGGCGATAAGATTGAATTGAGGCCTATTGCAGGCACCAGGCCAAGGGGTAAGAATAAAAAGGAGGACATGCGCCTTGAAAAGGAGCTTCTTGCTGACCCTAAGGAAAGGGCGGAACACCTGATGCTGCTCGACCTCGGCAGAAATGATGCCGGCAGGGTCGCCAGGATGGGGAGCGTAAAGGTTGAAGATCTTATGACTGTGGAACGTTATTCCCATGTCATGCACATTGTTACAGGTGTTACAGGAGAACTGATGCCCGGAAAGGATATGTTTGACGTACTGCAGGCCTGTTTCCCTGCTGGTACCGTGTCGGGCGCACCAAAAATCAGGGCCATGGAGATAATAGAGGAACTCGAACACGCCAGGCGGGGACCCTATGCAGGTGCAGTGGGATACCTCGGTTTTTCAGGCAACATGGATCTTGCTATTACTATTCGTACCCTCTGCCAAAAAAAGGATATGCTTTACCTGCAGGCCGGAGCCGGTATAGTTGCTGACTCAGATCCCGCTTTTGAGTGGGAGGAGACCATCAGCAAGGGACAGGCCCTCATGCGGGCCATCCACGTCGCCCATAAGGAACTGTCACAATGA
- a CDS encoding tryptophan synthase subunit alpha gives MNRIDSMFSRLRKRREAALIPFITTGDPDIATTEALILEMDRQGADLIELGLPFSDPLADGPTIQASSQRALRRKINAKDLFRLVEKVRKRTGIPLVLMGYYNPVLQYGLSAFAKDAANSGLDGTIIPDLPLEEAGAWMAVAKPQGLANILLVAPNTPADRARKIAKATQGFMYYVSVTGITGARARLPAELSQGLNGIRQLTSKPVAVGFGISTPDQVSMLSAVADGIIVGSAIIKLIEAHTIKQGDDLKAGPDLVKKVGEFIEELKKATKTGY, from the coding sequence ATGAACCGAATAGATAGTATGTTCTCACGGCTCAGGAAAAGGAGAGAAGCAGCGCTCATCCCGTTCATAACCACCGGAGATCCGGACATTGCCACTACAGAGGCCTTGATACTGGAGATGGACCGCCAGGGTGCAGACCTTATAGAGCTTGGCCTTCCTTTCTCGGATCCCCTGGCAGACGGCCCGACTATCCAGGCCTCAAGCCAGAGGGCACTCCGCCGCAAAATAAACGCAAAGGATTTATTCAGGCTGGTTGAGAAGGTCCGAAAAAGGACCGGTATCCCACTGGTCCTTATGGGTTACTATAACCCCGTACTCCAGTACGGCCTTTCTGCTTTCGCAAAAGACGCGGCTAACTCCGGTCTCGACGGTACCATAATCCCCGACCTGCCCCTGGAGGAGGCCGGAGCCTGGATGGCAGTTGCAAAACCCCAGGGGCTTGCCAATATCCTGCTCGTGGCCCCGAACACCCCGGCAGATCGAGCCAGGAAAATTGCCAAGGCCACTCAGGGTTTCATGTACTATGTCTCCGTAACCGGTATTACCGGGGCAAGGGCTCGGCTTCCTGCGGAACTGTCTCAGGGCCTTAACGGAATCAGACAGCTCACCAGCAAGCCGGTGGCAGTGGGCTTCGGGATCTCCACACCCGACCAGGTATCCATGCTCTCTGCCGTAGCAGACGGGATTATTGTTGGAAGCGCCATTATAAAACTGATTGAGGCACACACGATCAAACAGGGCGATGATCTTAAGGCCGGCCCCGACCTGGTCAAAAAGGTGGGAGAATTCATTGAGGAACTGAAAAAAGCTACAAAAACGGGATATTGA
- a CDS encoding phosphoribosylanthranilate isomerase: MVKIKVCGLTDPSEAKAVAEAGANAIGLVFAKSPRQIYPDRAREIVQNLPPMVQTVGVFVNESPEKIRQITDYCGLDLVQLHGEETPEICRELAPRAIKAWRIRTEADIQALLPYQEVVKAFLLDAWSPGAHGGTGETFDWSIAIEAKKVLSRPIILAGGLRPENVAGAVKQVRPWGVDVSSGVENAPGKKNIGLVAEFIRRATLD, translated from the coding sequence ATGGTAAAAATAAAAGTCTGCGGGCTTACTGATCCGTCAGAGGCGAAAGCAGTGGCAGAGGCCGGAGCCAACGCCATAGGACTGGTCTTTGCCAAGAGCCCCAGGCAGATATATCCGGACAGGGCCAGGGAGATTGTTCAAAATCTGCCGCCAATGGTCCAGACAGTTGGGGTCTTTGTAAATGAGTCTCCTGAAAAAATAAGGCAGATAACAGATTATTGCGGCCTGGACCTGGTGCAATTGCATGGCGAGGAAACCCCGGAAATTTGCAGAGAGCTTGCTCCAAGGGCCATAAAGGCATGGCGGATAAGGACAGAGGCCGATATTCAGGCCCTTTTGCCGTATCAGGAGGTTGTGAAAGCATTCCTGCTTGATGCCTGGTCCCCGGGAGCTCATGGCGGAACGGGCGAGACCTTTGACTGGTCCATAGCGATTGAGGCGAAAAAGGTCCTCTCAAGGCCTATTATTCTTGCAGGCGGCCTGAGACCGGAAAACGTTGCCGGGGCAGTAAAACAGGTCCGGCCCTGGGGAGTGGATGTAAGCTCGGGTGTAGAGAATGCTCCAGGGAAAAAGAATATTGGCCTGGTAGCCGAATTTATACGCAGGGCCACGTTGGATTAG
- a CDS encoding desulfoferrodoxin, with protein MTKRLEVYKCEVCGNMVEMVHTGVGELVCCGQPMKLMVENTVDAAKEKHIPVVEKVDSGFRVKVGSVAHPMEEKHYIEWIELIADGRACRQFLNPGDAPDAVFCIEADKVTARAYCNIHALWKG; from the coding sequence ATGACAAAAAGATTAGAGGTTTACAAATGTGAGGTCTGCGGCAATATGGTCGAGATGGTTCATACAGGTGTAGGAGAGTTGGTATGCTGCGGCCAGCCTATGAAACTCATGGTGGAAAACACCGTTGATGCGGCAAAAGAGAAGCACATACCTGTAGTAGAGAAGGTGGACAGTGGCTTCAGGGTGAAGGTGGGAAGTGTGGCTCACCCAATGGAGGAGAAACACTATATCGAGTGGATAGAATTGATTGCCGATGGCAGGGCCTGCAGGCAGTTTTTGAATCCCGGAGATGCCCCGGACGCTGTTTTCTGCATTGAGGCCGACAAGGTCACTGCCAGGGCATACTGTAACATTCATGCCCTGTGGAAGGGGTAA
- a CDS encoding molybdopterin-binding protein — MALKTVPVTEAAGMVLPHDMTEIIPGEKKGPTFKKGHVIKDSDIPHLQRMGKNHIYVLELSGDELHEDEAALAMAQAIAGPGIEYDSQPSEGKVGFRAEAEGLLRVDRRRLLALNLLGEVMLTTWHDNTVVKKGDLVAAGRAIPLVVPRQVVDEAVSIASNAGGLIRVLPWKIRRGAVLVTGQEVFEGRIKDAFGPIMKEKLKDYGVDVLSYSLVPDDAGMILEEIKKVLGMGTELILCTGGMSVDPDDVTRKAIEKAGATDIVYGSPVLPGAMFLVSRIGDVPVLGIPACAMYFRTTVLDLVLPRVLAGERIDRGKIAALGHGGLCLNCKRCSYPLCPFGKG; from the coding sequence ATGGCCCTAAAAACGGTTCCTGTGACAGAGGCAGCGGGGATGGTCCTTCCCCATGACATGACCGAGATAATCCCTGGGGAGAAAAAGGGTCCCACCTTCAAGAAAGGTCATGTGATCAAGGACAGCGACATACCCCATTTGCAGCGCATGGGGAAAAATCACATTTACGTGCTGGAGCTTTCAGGGGATGAACTGCATGAAGATGAAGCAGCGCTCGCCATGGCACAGGCCATAGCCGGCCCTGGCATTGAATATGACAGCCAGCCGTCTGAAGGCAAGGTGGGTTTCCGCGCAGAGGCAGAAGGCCTGTTGCGGGTAGACCGCCGGCGCTTGCTGGCCCTTAACCTCCTTGGAGAGGTAATGCTTACCACCTGGCATGACAACACGGTGGTCAAAAAGGGAGATCTTGTGGCCGCAGGAAGGGCGATACCGCTTGTGGTGCCGAGGCAGGTAGTGGATGAGGCGGTATCAATCGCATCAAATGCCGGCGGGCTCATCCGGGTCCTTCCCTGGAAGATCAGGAGGGGTGCCGTTTTAGTTACCGGTCAAGAGGTATTTGAAGGTCGAATAAAAGACGCCTTCGGCCCAATAATGAAGGAAAAACTCAAGGACTACGGCGTCGATGTGTTATCATATTCTCTGGTCCCGGACGATGCCGGAATGATCCTGGAAGAGATAAAAAAGGTCCTTGGCATGGGGACCGAATTGATTTTATGCACAGGCGGGATGTCAGTTGACCCGGATGACGTGACCCGTAAGGCAATCGAGAAGGCCGGCGCAACGGACATAGTGTATGGAAGTCCGGTTTTACCCGGGGCCATGTTTCTGGTGAGCCGTATCGGGGATGTGCCCGTCCTGGGGATTCCGGCCTGTGCCATGTATTTCCGCACCACCGTATTGGATCTGGTGCTTCCCAGGGTATTGGCCGGAGAACGCATAGACCGGGGAAAGATTGCGGCTTTGGGCCACGGCGGACTGTGTCTTAACTGTAAGAGGTGTAGTTATCCGCTGTGCCCCTTTGGCAAAGGCTGA
- a CDS encoding formylmethanofuran dehydrogenase, giving the protein MKSTTRISERSFEDLLDESVRLHGHLCAGQVLGVRLAVLGLRLLGIDDPRGQDRRSFMVYVEIDRCASDAIQSVTGCSLGKRSLRWVDYGIMAATFVHLKTGKAYRIIAREESRELSRKYCPEIEDKYRRQLQAYKLMNDDELFKVQEVEVEVPASDLPGRPIRRVRCESCGDYVQDCREVEKDGKILCRACAHGAYYKVLQAV; this is encoded by the coding sequence ATGAAATCGACGACCAGAATTTCTGAAAGGTCCTTTGAGGATCTCCTGGATGAATCGGTCCGGCTGCATGGGCATTTGTGCGCCGGCCAGGTCCTTGGCGTGCGCCTCGCCGTCCTTGGATTGCGCCTCCTGGGTATAGATGATCCAAGGGGGCAGGACCGCAGATCTTTCATGGTCTATGTGGAAATTGACCGGTGTGCCAGCGATGCCATACAATCTGTTACCGGATGCTCCCTTGGCAAACGCTCTTTGAGATGGGTGGACTATGGGATAATGGCAGCGACTTTTGTGCACCTGAAGACCGGTAAGGCCTACAGGATAATTGCGAGAGAAGAGTCAAGAGAGCTTTCGCGGAAGTACTGCCCGGAAATAGAAGACAAGTACAGGCGTCAATTACAGGCCTATAAGCTGATGAATGATGATGAGCTCTTCAAGGTTCAGGAGGTCGAAGTAGAAGTGCCTGCCTCTGACCTGCCGGGAAGACCTATCAGAAGGGTGCGCTGTGAGTCCTGTGGTGACTACGTGCAGGACTGCAGGGAAGTAGAGAAAGACGGCAAAATATTATGTCGAGCCTGCGCGCACGGTGCCTACTATAAAGTTTTGCAGGCAGTTTAA
- a CDS encoding mechanosensitive ion channel protein MscS, whose protein sequence is MNQLKEFWILVKDVWQHGFLGINIGQLVAAILILMVFFLFRRLFSKIVIGSIYRLTRRTKTELDDNIMKALENPLRFIPIVLGMFIVIEYLQLSGYLAIFADNLVRSLVVFTIFWGLVNTIEPFAFLFKKLETVFTKPMVEWLVKAIRLSFIFIGAATILEVWGIKVGPILAGLGLFGVAVALGAQDLFKNLISGILVIAEKRFNPGDWIRVDGEVEGTVETINFRSTLVRRFDKAPVFVPNSKLSDNAVINFSSMTFRRIYWVIGVEYRTTVDQLRIIRDGIENYILESDDFAKPPKVPTFVRIDKFSDSSIDIMVYCFTKTTEWGEWLQIKETLAYGIKEIVEGAGAAFAFPSRSIYMETLAGEKPEVFVPPGQEV, encoded by the coding sequence ATGAATCAATTGAAAGAATTTTGGATACTGGTTAAGGATGTGTGGCAGCACGGATTTTTAGGGATTAACATCGGTCAGCTGGTTGCAGCCATACTCATCCTGATGGTGTTTTTCCTGTTCAGACGCTTGTTCTCCAAAATCGTCATTGGCAGCATTTACCGGCTCACGCGGCGAACAAAGACGGAACTGGATGATAATATCATGAAAGCACTGGAGAATCCCCTTCGATTTATTCCAATCGTTCTGGGTATGTTTATTGTCATCGAATATCTGCAATTGAGTGGTTATCTGGCAATTTTTGCAGATAATTTGGTGCGGTCCCTTGTGGTATTTACCATCTTCTGGGGTTTGGTAAACACCATCGAACCTTTTGCATTTTTATTTAAGAAACTGGAAACGGTATTTACCAAACCAATGGTGGAATGGTTGGTCAAGGCGATCCGTCTTTCGTTTATTTTCATCGGTGCTGCAACCATTCTGGAGGTCTGGGGCATCAAGGTCGGGCCTATCCTTGCAGGACTGGGATTATTTGGTGTGGCGGTGGCCTTGGGAGCGCAGGATTTATTCAAGAATCTGATCTCCGGAATTCTGGTAATTGCCGAAAAACGTTTTAATCCGGGGGACTGGATCAGGGTAGATGGGGAAGTGGAGGGTACTGTGGAGACTATCAATTTCCGGTCCACGCTGGTCAGGCGATTCGACAAAGCCCCGGTTTTCGTACCCAATTCCAAACTATCAGATAATGCCGTCATTAATTTCAGCTCTATGACTTTTCGGCGGATTTACTGGGTGATCGGTGTGGAATATCGTACCACTGTGGATCAATTACGGATTATTCGTGATGGTATTGAAAATTATATATTGGAATCGGATGACTTTGCCAAGCCGCCAAAAGTTCCCACCTTTGTCCGGATTGATAAATTTAGCGATTCTTCTATTGATATCATGGTTTATTGCTTCACCAAAACTACGGAATGGGGAGAATGGCTTCAGATTAAGGAGACACTGGCATATGGAATAAAGGAAATAGTGGAAGGTGCCGGGGCGGCCTTTGCTTTCCCAAGCCGGTCGATCTATATGGAGACGTTGGCCGGTGAGAAGCCGGAAGTATTTGTCCCGCCGGGACAGGAGGTTTAA
- a CDS encoding phosphoribosyl-AMP cyclohydrolase — translation MANAKDLCFDKGNGLLPVIAQDHETGEVLMLAYMNRQAWEKTLETGKVHYWSRTRDKLWLKGESSGHVQLLKAAYADCDLDTILVKVEQLGGAACHKGYRSCFYREVRGESLVIIGEPVFDPKEIYKK, via the coding sequence ATGGCAAATGCAAAAGATCTCTGCTTTGACAAGGGAAATGGCCTGCTCCCGGTGATAGCCCAGGACCATGAGACGGGTGAAGTGCTCATGCTGGCCTATATGAACAGGCAGGCATGGGAAAAGACTCTGGAGACAGGCAAGGTCCATTACTGGAGCCGTACAAGGGACAAATTGTGGCTCAAGGGCGAGTCCTCCGGCCATGTTCAGTTACTGAAGGCCGCCTATGCGGACTGTGATCTGGATACAATACTTGTAAAGGTGGAACAATTGGGTGGTGCGGCCTGCCATAAAGGTTACAGGAGCTGCTTTTACCGGGAAGTCCGCGGAGAATCCCTGGTCATTATCGGAGAACCTGTTTTTGATCCCAAGGAGATTTACAAAAAGTGA